One window of the Macaca thibetana thibetana isolate TM-01 chromosome 13, ASM2454274v1, whole genome shotgun sequence genome contains the following:
- the LOC126933717 gene encoding ferritin heavy chain-like, with amino-acid sequence MTTASTWQVRHNYHQDSEATINRQISLELCASYIYLSVFYCFDRHDVALKNFAKYFLHQSHEEREHAEKLMKLQNQRGGRIFLQDIKKPDYDNWESGLNATECALHLGKNVNQSLLELHKLATDKSDSHLYDFIETHYLNEQVKAIRELGDHVTNLHKIGAPESGLAEYLFDKHTLGDSDNES; translated from the coding sequence ATGACGACCGCGTCCACCTGGCAGGTGCGCCACAACTACCACCAGGACTCAGAGGCCACCATCAACCGCCAGATCAGCCTGGAGCTCTGCGCCTCCTACATTTACCTGTCCGTGTTTTACTGCTTTGACCGCCATGATGTGGCTTTGAAGAACTTTGCCAAATACTTTCTTCACCAATCTCATGAGGAGAGGGAACATGCCGAGAAACTGATGAAGCTGCAGAACCAACGAGGTGGCCGAATCTTCCTTCAGGATATCAAGAAACCAGACTATGACAACTGGGAGAGCGGGCTGAATGCGACGGAGTGTGCTTTACATTTGGGAAAAAATGTGAATCAGTCACTACTGGAACTGCACAAACTGGCCACTGACAAAAGTGACTCCCATTTGTATGACTTCATTGAGACACATTACCTGAATGAGCAGGTGAAAGCCATCAGAGAATTGGGTGACCACGTGACCAACTTGCACAAGATAGGAGCACCCGAATCTGGCTTGGCAGAATATCTCTTTGACAAGCACACCCTGGGAGACAGTGATAATGAAAGCTAA